Proteins from a single region of Pangasianodon hypophthalmus isolate fPanHyp1 chromosome 7, fPanHyp1.pri, whole genome shotgun sequence:
- the cyfip2 gene encoding cytoplasmic FMR1-interacting protein 2 isoform X2 gives MTTHVTLEDALSNVDLLEELPLPDQQPCIEPPPSSIMYQANFDTNFEDRNAFVTGIARYIEQATVHSSMNEMLEEGHEYAVMLYTWRSCSRAIPQVKCNEQPNRVEIYEKTVEVLEPEVTKLMKFMYFQRKAIERFCSEVKRLCHAERRKDFVSEAYLLTLGKFINMFAVLDELKNMKCSVKNDHSAYKRAAQFLRKMADPQSIQESQNLSMFLANHNRITQCLHQQLEVIPGYEELLADIVNICVDYYENKMYLTPSEKHMLLKVMGFGLYLMDGNVSNIYKLDAKKRINLSKIDKFFKLQVVPLFGDMQIELSRYIETSAHYEENKSKWTCTQSSISPQYNLCEQMVQIRDDHIRFISELARYSNSEVVTGSGLDSQKSDEEYRELFDLALRGLQLLSKWSTHVMEVYSWKLVHPTDKFCNKDCPGTAEEYERATRYNYTSEEKFALVEVIAMIKGLQVLMGRMESVFNQAIRNTIYAALQDFAQVTLREPLRQAVRKKKNVLISVLQAIRKTICDWEGGREPPNDPCLRGEKDPKGGFDIKVPRRAVGPSSTQLYMVRTMLESLIADKSGSKKTLRSSLDGPIVQAIEDFHKHSFFYTHLLNFSEALQQCCDLSQLWFREFFLELTMGRRIQFPIEMSMPWILTDHILETKEPSMMEYVLYPLDLYNDSGYYALTKFKKQFLYDEIEAEVNLCFDQFVYKLADQIFAYYKAMAGSVLLDKRFRAECKNYGVIIPYPPSNRYETLLKQRHVQLLGRSIDLNRLITQRISAAMYKSLDHAISRFESEDLTSIVELEWLLEINRLTHRLLSKHMTLDSFDAMFREANHNVSAPYGRITLHVFWELNFDFLPNYCYNGSTNRFVRTAIPFTQEPQRDKPANVQPYYLYGSKPLNIAYSHIYSSYRNFVGPPHFKTICRLLGYQGIAVVMEELLKIVKSLLQGTILQYVKTLIEVMPKICRLPRHEYGSPGILEFFHHQLKDIIEYAELKTDVFQSLREVGNAILFCLLIEQALVVRN, from the exons GCAAATTTCGATACCAACTTTGAGGACAGAAATGCTTTTGTGACTGGTATCGCCCGATACATTGAACAGGCCACAGTCCATTCCAGCATG AATGAAATGCTGGAGGAGGGACATGAATACGCTGTCATGCTGTACACCTGGAGAAGCTGCTCAAGAGCCATTCCCCAG GTGAAATGTAACGAACAGCCCAACAGAGTGGAGATCTACGAGAAGACTGTGGAGGTGCTGGAACCTGAGGTCACCAAGCTCATGAAGTTCATGTACTTCCAA CGTAAGGCAATTGAGCGTTTTTGTAGTGAGGTAAAGCGTCTGTGCCACGCTGAGCGCAGGAAAGACTTTGTGTCTGAGGCTTACCTGCTTACCTTGGGCAAATTCATTAACATGTTCGCTGTTCTGGACGAGCTCAAGAACATGAAGTGCAGTGTGAAGAATGACCACTCTGCTTACAAAAG AGCTGCTCAGTTCCTCAGAAAGATGGCTGACCCACAGTCTATCCAAGAATCCCAAAACCTTTCCATGTTCCTGGCCAATCACAATAGAATCACACAG TGTCTGCATCAGCAGCTAGAGGTGATCCCTGGCTATGAGGAGCTCCTGGCAGACATTGTTAACATCTGTGTGGACTACTATGAGAATAAGATGTACTTGACACCCAGTGAGAAACACATGCTGCTCAAG GTGATGGGGTTTGGGCTTTATTTAATGGATGGAAACGTCAGCAACATCTACAAGCTGGATGCCAAGAAGAGAATAAACCTCAGTAAAATCGACAAGTTCTTCAAG CTCCAGGTCGTGCCTCTGTTTGGTGACATGCAGATTGAGCTGTCTCGGTACATCGAGACAAGCGCCCATTATGAGGAGAACAAGTCAAA GTGGACTTGCACCCAGAGCAGTATTAGTCCGCAGTATAACCTGTGTGAGCAGATGGTTCAGATCCGAGATGACCACATCCGCTTCATCTCAGAGTTGGCACGTTACAGTAATAGTGAGGTGGTTACAGGCTCCGGCTTGGACAGCCAGAAGTCTGACGAGGAGTACAGGGAGCTGTTTGATCTGGCTCTCCGAGGTTTGCAGCTCCTCTCCAAGTGGAGTACTCATGTCATGGAGGtg TACTCATGGAAACTCGTGCACCCCACTGATAAGTTCTGCAATAAGGACTGTCCTGGCACAGCTGAGGAGTATGAGCGTGCTACACGCTATAACTATACCAGTGAGGAGAAATTTGCCCTGGTGGAAGTGATTGCCATGATCAAAGGCCTGCAGGTGCTGATGGGCCGCATGGAGAGCGTGTTTAACCAGGCCATCAGGAACACGATCTATGCTGCGCTGCAGGACTTTGCTCAGGTCACTCTGAGAGAGCCGCTGAGGCAGGCTGTGCGCAAGAAGAAGAATGTCCTAATCAG CGTTCTACAGGCCATTCGGAAGACCATCTGTGACTGGGAGGGAGGCAGGGAGCCACCCAATGACCCTTGTCTAAGGGGAGAGAAGGACCCCAAAGGAGGTTTCGATATCAAAGTGCCCCGCCGTGCAGTTGGCCCCTCAAGCACACAG CTGTACATGGTGCGAACCATGCTTGAGTCTCTGATCGCAGACAAGAGCGGCTCTAAGAAGACCCTACGCAGCAGCCTGGATGGCCCAATAGTTCAGGCCATAGAGGACTTCCATAAGCACTCCTTCTTCTACACCCATCTCCTCAACTTCAGTG AGGCccttcagcagtgctgtgacCTGTCGCAGCTTTGGTTCCGAGAGTTCTTCCTGGAGCTCACCATGGGTCGTCGTATCCAGTTCCCCATTGAGATGTCCATGCCCTGGATCCTCACTGACCATATTCTGGAGACCAAAGAACCCTCCATGATGGA ATATGTGTTGTATCCTTTGGATCTTTATAATGACAGTGGATATTACGCTCTAACCAAGTTCAAGAAACAGTTCCTCTACGATGAGATAGAGGCTGAG GTGAACCTGTGTTTTGATCAGTTTGTATACAAATTGGCTGATCAAATATTTGCTTACTATAAAGCGATGGCTGGAAG TGTTCTCTTGGACAAGCGCTTCCGGGCAGAATGTAAGAACTATGGTGTGATTATCCCTTATCCCCCCTCTAACCGCTACGAGACACTGCTGAAACAGAGACATGTCCAG CTCCTGGGTCGTTCCATTGACCTGAACAGACTGATCACTCAGAGGATCTCAGCAGCCATGTACAAATCCCTGGACCATGCCATCAGCCGCTTTGAGAGTGAAGACCTCACATCTATAGTG GAGCTCGAGTGGCTGCTGGAAATAAATCGACTGACTCATCGGCTGTTGTCCAAACACATGACCCTGGACAGCTTTGACGCCATGTTCCGGGAAGCCAACCACAACGTGTCTGCTCCGTATGGCCGCATCACACTGCACGTCTTCTGGGAGCTCAACTTTGACTTCTTGCCAAACTACTGCTACAATGGCTCCACCAACCG GTTTGTGCGCACAGCAATTCCCTTTACCCAAGAGCCTCAGCGTGATAAGCCTGCCAACGTTCAGCCTTACTACCTGTATGGCTCTAAG CCTCTGAACATTGCATACTCCCACATCTACAGTTCCTACAGGAACTTTGTGGGTCCCCCGCATTTCAAAACCATCTGCCGTCTCCTTGGTTACCAGGGCATCGCTGTAGTGATGGAGGAGCTGCTGAAAATTGTCAAGAGCTTG CTCCAGGGCACCATTCTTCAGTATGTGAAGACCCTGATAGAGGTGATGCCTAAGATCTGCCGTCTGCCTCGCCATGAGTATGGATCGCCAG gtATCCTGGAGTTTTTCCACCACCAGCTCAAAGATATAATTGAATACGCTGAGCTGAAGACTGATGTGTTTCAGAGCCTAAGGGAGGTTGGCAATGCAATCCTCTTCTGCCTCCTTATTGAGCAAGCACTG GTGGTAAGGAATTAG